A window of the Desulfurobacterium atlanticum genome harbors these coding sequences:
- a CDS encoding ABC transporter permease has translation MNGLYIKDLINSLYHNKVRTFFALLGIVMGVASLVLIVAAIQGSTLRARKVIEALGPDSIFIVSGRMGAGPRMRTMVLSMKDVREIGRLEGIFALTYGLVKPIRVSAGKFSKNTTSFGVGPNWITSWNYKLDIGRDFTPDDYRNFKKVCIIGWDVADFLFPGEDPIGKTILVEKTPFKVIAVFKRRGKTPQGRNIDNRIFIPYPIYKKVVMPLKEDNISLIRLRVLNMDEYNLILQEVKDILSKRHDINKELTIITPSLVKKVLSMISASLSMFLGLASITALVVGGFVLSSIFYINIYVRKWEIGLRRAMGATKKDILIRIMAESVVIALIGAVIGTVIGLLSVKFVLPLLSIPVVYPVEAFIIAVIFSLIVCLIASYTPAKRAAEFEPVESLRSKV, from the coding sequence GTGAACGGGCTTTATATAAAAGACCTTATAAACTCCCTTTATCATAATAAGGTAAGAACTTTCTTTGCACTTCTTGGTATAGTGATGGGAGTTGCATCTCTTGTGCTGATTGTTGCAGCAATTCAGGGTAGCACTTTAAGGGCAAGAAAAGTGATTGAAGCTCTTGGACCGGATTCCATCTTTATCGTTTCAGGAAGAATGGGAGCGGGACCAAGAATGAGAACAATGGTTCTTTCAATGAAAGATGTAAGAGAGATAGGAAGACTTGAGGGAATATTTGCACTTACTTACGGTCTTGTTAAACCTATAAGGGTTTCAGCAGGAAAATTCTCTAAAAACACCACAAGCTTTGGTGTAGGACCAAACTGGATAACCTCATGGAACTACAAACTTGACATTGGGCGAGATTTTACTCCTGATGATTATAGAAACTTTAAAAAAGTCTGCATAATAGGATGGGATGTTGCTGATTTTCTATTTCCCGGTGAGGATCCTATCGGAAAAACTATTCTTGTTGAAAAAACACCCTTTAAGGTTATAGCTGTTTTTAAAAGAAGGGGTAAAACACCGCAGGGGAGGAACATTGACAACAGAATATTTATCCCCTATCCGATATATAAAAAGGTCGTAATGCCCCTAAAAGAAGACAACATTTCCCTTATAAGACTCAGGGTTCTAAATATGGATGAATACAATCTTATTCTTCAAGAAGTAAAGGATATACTGTCTAAAAGACACGATATTAATAAAGAGCTTACCATCATAACACCATCTCTTGTTAAAAAGGTTCTTTCAATGATAAGTGCAAGTCTCTCAATGTTTTTAGGTCTTGCATCAATTACAGCCCTTGTAGTGGGAGGATTTGTTCTTTCAAGCATCTTTTACATCAACATCTATGTGAGGAAATGGGAAATAGGACTTAGAAGGGCAATGGGAGCAACAAAAAAAGACATTCTTATAAGAATAATGGCTGAAAGCGTTGTTATAGCTCTTATAGGAGCAGTAATAGGAACGGTAATAGGACTTTTAAGCGTAAAGTTTGTTTTACCTTTACTCTCGATACCTGTTGTTTACCCTGTGGAAGCGTTTATTATTGCCGTTATATTTTCCCTTATCGTATGTTTGATAGCATCCTACACACCGGCTAAAAGAGCTGCAGAGTTTGAACCGGTAGAATCCTTAAGGTCAAAGGTTTAA
- a CDS encoding ABC transporter ATP-binding protein, with product MELIRLENITKTFKQGDLETKVLKGINLSINEGDFVAIMGPSGSGKSTLMYIIGFLDKPTSGKYYFKGKDVSSFDDDTISKLRGRHIGFVFQSFYLVPYLTVKDNVLLPTIYLKGEDRKEVFKNINPEDRAINLLTRLGLKERINFRPDQLSGGQKQRVAIARALINSPSLIIADEPTGALDQASGKAVMNIFKELNEEGRTILIVTHDPEIARYAKRIIRIKDGVIEG from the coding sequence ATGGAACTTATTCGCCTTGAAAACATAACAAAAACCTTCAAACAGGGAGACCTTGAAACTAAAGTTTTAAAAGGGATAAATCTCTCAATTAATGAAGGTGATTTTGTAGCGATAATGGGACCTTCCGGTTCTGGTAAATCCACCCTTATGTATATTATCGGATTTCTTGATAAACCAACGTCCGGAAAATACTATTTTAAAGGAAAGGATGTCTCTTCCTTTGACGATGACACAATATCAAAGTTAAGAGGAAGGCATATAGGTTTTGTTTTCCAATCCTTCTATCTTGTTCCCTACTTAACAGTAAAAGACAATGTTCTTCTGCCAACCATCTATTTAAAAGGAGAGGACAGAAAAGAAGTTTTCAAAAATATAAATCCGGAAGACAGAGCGATAAATTTGCTCACACGGCTCGGATTAAAGGAAAGAATTAATTTCCGTCCCGACCAGCTATCCGGTGGTCAGAAACAGAGAGTTGCAATAGCAAGGGCTTTGATAAATTCTCCCTCTCTCATAATAGCCGATGAGCCAACAGGAGCTCTTGATCAGGCTTCTGGAAAAGCCGTTATGAATATTTTTAAAGAGCTTAACGAAGAGGGAAGAACTATCCTGATAGTCACCCACGACCCTGAAATCGCCCGTTACGCAAAAAGAATCATAAGAATTAAAGATGGAGTGATAGAAGGGTGA
- a CDS encoding efflux RND transporter periplasmic adaptor subunit has product MKKLGVIFLILALIGGGFFYMKKKKTKELIPVKTVKVKRGEVKNIVEASGMMKPQVGAKVKVGARISGTVIKENVKVGDYVKKGDLIAVIDNRELGENLKVARANLEEIKKIYPKKIETQKLAIETAEASLKTAQAKLETEKHNFELKKWEFERQQKLLKEGFTTEADFKKAKTALETAKNNLKVAEEAVKQAKLAVEKEKKALKQLETEYKAKLTQAEAQYKQAKIRFSYSYIYAPKSGIISYVSTQEGETVVAGMNAPEFVTILDPEKLENWIYVDETEIGKIKKGQKVVFTVDTYRDKKFKGSVVEIYPEPTVLNNVVYYIVVARGFNDVSKLKLNMTTHNKIIIGIKKNVLVVPNEAVKWKKGKYVVYKVVGGKVKEVPVKVGWSDDKYMEILSGLKEGDKIAIKVKVK; this is encoded by the coding sequence GTGAAAAAATTAGGTGTAATATTTCTAATTCTTGCTCTAATAGGCGGTGGTTTTTTCTATATGAAGAAGAAAAAAACAAAAGAACTTATTCCTGTTAAAACCGTTAAAGTAAAACGAGGAGAAGTTAAAAATATTGTTGAAGCCTCTGGAATGATGAAGCCGCAGGTAGGAGCAAAGGTTAAAGTGGGAGCAAGAATATCAGGAACGGTAATTAAAGAAAACGTTAAAGTTGGTGATTACGTTAAAAAGGGTGATTTAATCGCTGTAATAGACAACAGGGAACTTGGAGAAAATCTAAAAGTAGCCAGAGCAAATTTAGAGGAGATTAAAAAAATCTATCCAAAAAAGATAGAAACTCAAAAACTTGCCATAGAAACTGCAGAGGCAAGCTTAAAAACAGCACAGGCAAAACTTGAAACAGAGAAGCACAACTTTGAACTTAAAAAATGGGAGTTTGAAAGACAGCAGAAGCTTTTAAAAGAGGGATTCACAACAGAAGCAGATTTTAAAAAGGCAAAAACTGCCCTTGAGACAGCAAAGAACAATCTTAAAGTAGCTGAAGAAGCAGTAAAGCAGGCAAAACTTGCTGTTGAAAAGGAGAAAAAAGCGTTAAAACAGCTTGAAACCGAATATAAGGCAAAGTTAACCCAGGCAGAAGCTCAGTACAAACAGGCAAAAATAAGATTTTCTTACTCATACATCTACGCACCAAAATCTGGAATTATATCCTATGTATCCACACAGGAAGGAGAAACAGTTGTCGCGGGAATGAATGCACCTGAATTTGTAACGATTCTTGACCCGGAAAAGCTTGAAAACTGGATATATGTTGATGAAACAGAAATTGGAAAAATCAAAAAAGGACAGAAGGTTGTTTTTACAGTTGATACATACAGGGATAAGAAGTTTAAAGGAAGTGTGGTGGAAATATATCCAGAACCGACAGTTCTCAACAACGTTGTTTACTACATAGTTGTTGCAAGAGGTTTCAACGATGTTTCAAAACTTAAACTCAACATGACAACCCACAATAAAATCATAATAGGTATTAAGAAAAATGTTCTGGTTGTTCCAAACGAAGCTGTTAAGTGGAAAAAAGGAAAATATGTAGTTTACAAAGTTGTAGGTGGAAAAGTAAAAGAAGTTCCAGTAAAGGTTGGATGGTCTGACGATAAATATATGGAGATTTTAAGTGGACTGAAAGAAGGAGACAAGATAGCCATCAAGGTAAAGGTGAAATAA
- a CDS encoding TolC family protein — protein sequence MRKAFLIALGLVLPANALTLNQLKTVIDKNIQLQQEKKKIESFLLKKKFDEKTLYYPEITFSASASTFYPDIPGGDNWEKNFSAGITAAATLLNFQTKIDTKITDKNIETERLNYKKLLNELYFEATSLLFQLKGAKEKINLKKENVSNAEKILEVAQEKYKNGLVLITDVLKARANLEKAKTDLISAQNDYRKLENSIKYLLNTQDEITPEVELKDDLNVKPLKALIKEGLKNRAEIKIQKIKIETAKLSAELVKSKNRPTVNVSASYARQSDDLSFENEDINAAITLNWRIFDSFKTKYEYLSSEKEVEIAQLELKNIKNSIIKEISDAYSDYETARESLKSAKTYFKFAKKTYERVLKEYELGVSNIVSLISAHTEFINAQEQLLTTKVNYNISYYKLLKSTGGLK from the coding sequence ATGAGGAAAGCCTTTTTAATAGCACTGGGATTGGTTCTACCTGCCAATGCCCTTACCCTGAATCAGCTTAAAACGGTAATAGATAAAAACATACAGCTCCAGCAGGAAAAGAAAAAGATAGAATCTTTTCTGTTAAAAAAGAAATTTGACGAAAAAACACTTTACTACCCTGAAATTACATTCTCCGCTTCTGCCAGCACTTTCTATCCAGATATTCCTGGAGGGGATAACTGGGAAAAGAACTTTTCTGCCGGGATAACAGCTGCCGCAACTCTTTTAAACTTTCAGACAAAAATCGATACTAAAATAACAGATAAAAATATAGAAACCGAAAGACTAAACTATAAAAAACTCTTAAATGAACTTTATTTTGAAGCAACATCTCTCCTTTTTCAGCTTAAAGGAGCAAAAGAAAAAATTAATCTCAAGAAAGAAAATGTTTCAAATGCAGAAAAAATTTTAGAAGTTGCACAGGAAAAATATAAAAACGGACTTGTTCTTATAACCGATGTTTTAAAAGCAAGAGCAAATCTTGAAAAGGCAAAAACAGACCTGATTTCAGCACAAAACGATTACAGAAAACTTGAAAACAGTATTAAATACCTGCTGAATACTCAGGACGAGATTACACCAGAAGTTGAATTAAAAGACGATTTAAACGTTAAACCTTTAAAAGCACTTATAAAGGAAGGATTAAAAAACAGAGCAGAAATAAAAATCCAGAAAATAAAAATTGAAACTGCAAAACTTTCTGCAGAGCTTGTAAAAAGCAAAAATAGGCCAACGGTAAATGTATCTGCATCCTATGCCAGGCAGAGTGACGATTTATCCTTTGAAAATGAAGATATAAATGCTGCCATAACCTTAAACTGGAGAATTTTTGACTCTTTTAAAACAAAATATGAGTATCTATCCTCTGAAAAAGAAGTAGAAATAGCACAGCTTGAACTTAAAAATATAAAAAATTCAATAATAAAAGAGATTTCCGACGCCTATAGTGATTACGAAACTGCCAGAGAATCTCTGAAAAGCGCTAAAACTTACTTTAAATTCGCCAAAAAAACCTATGAAAGAGTACTGAAAGAATATGAACTTGGAGTATCAAATATCGTTTCTTTAATAAGCGCCCATACAGAATTTATAAACGCACAGGAACAGCTTTTAACAACGAAGGTAAACTACAATATTTCCTACTATAAGCTACTTAAAAGCACTGGAGGCTTAAAGTGA
- a CDS encoding GNAT family N-acetyltransferase, which translates to MEIKIDGEKIFIIENGQEAFLKFKIEKQTIIVSTTFVPEPMRGKGIAKILNEKLVEIAIAENLKIYPLCSYTQKFLEKRKLTNLISDNF; encoded by the coding sequence ATGGAAATAAAAATTGATGGCGAAAAAATTTTCATTATTGAAAACGGTCAGGAGGCTTTTCTAAAATTTAAGATAGAAAAACAAACCATAATTGTTTCAACAACATTTGTTCCAGAACCTATGCGCGGGAAAGGAATAGCCAAAATTTTAAATGAGAAACTTGTTGAAATTGCAATAGCAGAAAATCTTAAAATATATCCTCTGTGCAGCTACACACAGAAATTTCTTGAAAAAAGAAAGCTCACAAACCTTATCTCTGACAACTTTTAA
- the rsmG gene encoding 16S rRNA (guanine(527)-N(7))-methyltransferase RsmG, with product MLEKLCELNNIRLTKEQIKKFNTYKELLKKWGKRINITSILDDEGIETKHFFDSIVGIKAFKKAGIELKGKEIADVGSGGGFPGIPLAIMVPESRFTLIEPRHKRVVFLEQVKRALNLSNVEIVGKRVEEISNKKFDILTMRAVEDPEDAAKITKRFLDEGAVLCIYRGKEPFKENLKGLNIRNINLELKGVNFSRHFLFITKGDRYGNKN from the coding sequence GTGCTTGAAAAACTGTGTGAACTTAACAACATCAGGCTAACAAAAGAGCAGATTAAAAAGTTCAATACTTACAAAGAACTTCTTAAAAAATGGGGAAAAAGAATAAACATTACATCTATCCTTGATGATGAAGGAATAGAAACAAAACACTTTTTTGATTCTATTGTCGGAATAAAAGCCTTTAAAAAAGCAGGAATAGAATTAAAAGGAAAAGAGATAGCAGATGTAGGTTCTGGTGGTGGCTTCCCGGGTATTCCCCTCGCAATAATGGTCCCAGAATCCCGATTTACTCTTATTGAACCGCGACACAAAAGGGTTGTATTTCTTGAACAGGTTAAAAGAGCTTTAAACCTTTCAAATGTTGAAATAGTAGGAAAAAGAGTTGAAGAGATAAGCAATAAGAAGTTTGATATACTAACAATGAGAGCCGTTGAAGACCCTGAAGATGCTGCAAAAATAACAAAGAGATTCCTTGATGAAGGAGCAGTACTCTGTATCTATAGAGGAAAGGAACCTTTCAAAGAGAATCTTAAAGGATTAAATATCAGAAATATCAATCTTGAGCTAAAAGGAGTAAACTTTTCAAGACATTTTCTCTTTATCACAAAAGGAGATAGATATGGAAATAAAAATTGA
- the mnmG gene encoding tRNA uridine-5-carboxymethylaminomethyl(34) synthesis enzyme MnmG, giving the protein MWDDVFDVIVVGAGHAGCEASLASARMGCKTALFTINVDKIAEMSCNPSIGGVAKGTVVREIDALGGEMAKNIDETGIQFRLLNRRKGPAVRAPRAQADKEAYRNRMRQIIEHTDNLYVIQQTVDDIIVENGKVKGVITHIGARYRAKAVIVTAGTFLKGKIIIGFDEFEGGRMWEPSANKLSDFYRKHGFRVGRLKTGTPTRIDGRTIDFSKMEEQPGDEPPPFFSFWTRPRKIEQIPCYITYTTPETHEIIRRNLHRSPMYGEKKLITGAGVRYCPSIEDKIVKFPDRERHHVFVEPEGRNTIEFYPNGTSTSLPYDVQVEIIHSIPGLENAKIIRPAYGIEYDFIDPTHLYPTLETKQIKGLFNAGQINGTTGYEEAAGQGIVAGINAALYAKGSDERFVPGRDEAYIGVMIDDLVNKGVREPYRLFTSRAEYRLLLRYDNADLRLAKYGYKFGLLTKEQYERVEKKYSLVKVFISKLKEIKLKPEVINPVLEKEGSTPLKESILCYQILKRPEVKLEEILKLIEFDVGEDDEKLIKEALEEAEIEIKYEGYINRQLEDVKKFRKIENIKIPEDFDYDSVPISTEEKQKLKEAKPLTLGQASRLEGIRPSSISVLAIYINKHKASKEDKSA; this is encoded by the coding sequence ATGTGGGATGATGTTTTTGATGTGATTGTTGTAGGAGCAGGGCATGCAGGATGTGAAGCTTCTCTTGCAAGTGCCCGTATGGGATGTAAAACAGCTCTTTTCACAATTAATGTTGACAAAATAGCGGAAATGTCCTGCAATCCTTCAATCGGTGGAGTAGCCAAGGGAACTGTCGTAAGAGAGATAGATGCCCTTGGTGGAGAGATGGCAAAAAACATAGATGAAACCGGCATCCAGTTCCGACTTTTAAATAGAAGAAAAGGCCCTGCGGTAAGAGCCCCCAGAGCACAAGCTGACAAAGAAGCATACAGAAATAGAATGCGTCAGATTATTGAACACACCGATAATCTGTATGTGATCCAGCAGACAGTTGATGATATTATCGTTGAAAACGGTAAGGTTAAAGGAGTGATAACACACATAGGTGCAAGATACAGAGCAAAAGCTGTTATAGTAACCGCCGGAACTTTCCTCAAAGGAAAAATAATAATAGGTTTTGATGAGTTTGAAGGCGGAAGAATGTGGGAGCCTTCCGCCAATAAACTTTCAGATTTTTACAGAAAACACGGATTTAGAGTTGGAAGATTAAAAACAGGAACCCCCACAAGAATAGATGGCAGAACCATTGACTTTTCAAAGATGGAAGAGCAGCCGGGAGATGAGCCACCTCCATTCTTCTCTTTCTGGACCAGACCGCGAAAAATTGAGCAGATTCCATGTTACATAACTTACACCACACCTGAAACTCATGAAATAATAAGAAGAAATCTTCACCGCTCTCCGATGTATGGAGAAAAGAAACTTATAACAGGAGCAGGAGTAAGATACTGCCCTTCTATAGAAGATAAAATTGTTAAGTTTCCTGATAGAGAAAGACACCATGTATTTGTAGAGCCAGAAGGGAGAAACACAATTGAATTTTACCCGAACGGAACATCCACAAGCCTTCCCTACGATGTGCAGGTTGAGATTATCCATTCAATTCCCGGGCTTGAAAACGCAAAAATTATAAGACCAGCTTACGGTATAGAGTATGACTTTATAGACCCGACCCATCTTTATCCAACTCTTGAAACAAAGCAGATAAAAGGCCTTTTTAACGCAGGGCAGATAAACGGAACAACTGGATATGAAGAAGCAGCCGGTCAGGGTATAGTTGCAGGAATAAATGCAGCCCTTTACGCAAAAGGAAGTGATGAAAGATTTGTGCCTGGAAGGGATGAAGCATACATCGGCGTAATGATAGATGACCTTGTTAATAAAGGAGTAAGAGAACCTTACAGGCTTTTCACTTCAAGAGCAGAATACAGACTTCTTTTAAGATATGATAACGCAGATCTTCGCCTTGCAAAATACGGATACAAATTCGGTCTTTTAACAAAAGAGCAGTATGAAAGAGTGGAGAAAAAATACTCACTTGTTAAGGTTTTCATCAGCAAGCTAAAAGAGATAAAACTCAAACCTGAAGTTATCAACCCCGTTCTTGAGAAGGAGGGATCAACACCTTTAAAAGAATCTATATTATGCTACCAGATACTTAAAAGACCGGAGGTGAAGCTTGAAGAGATTCTAAAACTGATTGAATTTGACGTCGGTGAAGATGATGAAAAACTTATAAAAGAGGCCCTTGAAGAAGCCGAAATTGAAATAAAGTATGAAGGCTATATCAACAGACAGCTTGAAGATGTAAAAAAGTTTAGAAAAATAGAGAACATAAAAATACCTGAAGATTTTGATTACGACAGTGTACCAATTTCAACAGAAGAAAAACAGAAGTTAAAAGAAGCAAAACCTTTAACTTTAGGACAGGCATCAAGGCTTGAAGGCATAAGACCATCCTCCATCTCTGTCCTTGCAATATACATCAATAAACATAAAGCCTCAAAAGAGGACAAAAGTGCTTGA
- a CDS encoding SAM hydrolase/SAM-dependent halogenase family protein, translating to MENLIAVITDFGTKDHYVGTLKATLYNNNNEAKVVDITHSVRPFDLVDAALKLKWSYKYFPSGTVFLIAVDPDPSAELIIISTEKYYIVTPNNGIPSLMLEEEPADSVYEIVADHYFIQGKGHFRGRNQLAPIAAQLAKFQSPFYLGDERELSIIKRFRIPSPKEIAPGKFECLVLDVDSFGNLILNMENTGKLPKKAIINGVEIITASEHFKNYKKGTCFISINPEGHYQIVAYMSAASKLLKANRGTKVILEF from the coding sequence ATGGAAAATCTTATAGCAGTAATAACAGATTTTGGAACCAAAGACCACTATGTTGGAACTTTAAAAGCTACTTTATATAACAATAACAATGAAGCGAAAGTCGTTGACATTACACATTCTGTAAGACCTTTTGACCTTGTTGATGCAGCTTTAAAACTTAAATGGTCATATAAATACTTTCCGTCAGGAACGGTATTTCTAATTGCTGTTGATCCTGACCCTTCAGCCGAACTTATAATAATTTCAACTGAGAAATATTATATTGTTACTCCAAATAACGGAATTCCAAGCCTGATGCTTGAAGAAGAACCTGCAGACTCTGTTTATGAAATCGTTGCAGACCACTACTTTATTCAGGGAAAAGGACACTTTAGAGGCAGAAACCAGTTAGCACCAATAGCTGCTCAACTTGCCAAATTTCAATCTCCATTTTACCTTGGAGATGAAAGAGAACTGTCAATAATAAAGCGGTTCAGAATTCCATCTCCTAAAGAGATTGCTCCGGGAAAGTTTGAGTGTCTTGTTTTAGATGTGGACAGTTTTGGAAACTTAATTCTTAATATGGAAAATACAGGAAAACTACCTAAAAAAGCAATAATAAACGGAGTTGAAATAATAACCGCTTCAGAACACTTTAAAAACTATAAAAAAGGAACTTGCTTCATCTCTATAAACCCCGAAGGGCACTACCAGATAGTTGCGTATATGAGTGCAGCCTCAAAACTTTTAAAAGCAAACAGAGGAACAAAAGTGATACTGGAGTTTTAA
- a CDS encoding energy transducer TonB, producing MESFEKNYRKLDIFAFTVSLVIHIFILTFFQIKNTVFKTSEFEVVDFNAFSLDTEVESNLIALKSNPGKSTTTSGENYKVEIPRGMKIKRSGKGETKKSITFPVKRKGLSKAIPAPKTGRKDAISSKRVNNRATGNARYTFSISDSAGEKEKSSFSDLKVKGSPIAEYALQIKRKIMENWQNPYTNSNKKLLVELSFTLDKNGKLTSFNIEKLSEDSLFNDSAINAIYSSAPFPPFPEELRNLNSLTLKVKFEVK from the coding sequence TTGGAAAGTTTTGAAAAAAACTACAGAAAACTTGATATCTTTGCATTTACAGTTTCGCTTGTAATTCACATTTTCATTTTAACTTTCTTTCAAATCAAAAACACCGTTTTTAAAACATCAGAATTTGAAGTGGTAGATTTTAACGCTTTTAGTCTTGACACAGAAGTTGAATCAAATCTTATAGCCCTTAAAAGCAACCCGGGAAAATCAACCACAACATCTGGAGAAAACTATAAAGTAGAAATTCCCCGGGGAATGAAAATAAAGCGATCCGGAAAAGGAGAAACAAAAAAAAGCATAACTTTTCCTGTAAAAAGGAAGGGACTCTCAAAAGCAATACCTGCACCAAAGACAGGAAGAAAAGATGCTATAAGCTCAAAAAGGGTTAATAACAGAGCCACAGGAAATGCAAGATACACTTTCTCAATTTCAGACAGCGCAGGTGAGAAAGAAAAGAGTTCTTTTTCCGACCTGAAAGTAAAAGGTTCACCGATAGCAGAGTATGCTTTACAGATAAAAAGAAAAATTATGGAAAACTGGCAAAATCCCTACACTAACAGCAACAAAAAGCTACTGGTTGAACTCTCCTTCACTCTTGATAAAAACGGAAAGCTCACATCGTTTAATATAGAAAAACTATCAGAAGATAGTCTGTTTAACGACTCAGCAATAAATGCAATCTACAGCTCGGCTCCTTTCCCTCCATTTCCAGAAGAGTTAAGAAATTTAAATAGCCTTACTTTGAAAGTAAAATTTGAAGTGAAATAG
- the aroC gene encoding chorismate synthase yields MALKFYTAGESHGKGIFAFLDGIPANFPVDVDFINEELRRRQGGYGRGGRMKIEKDRVEFLSGVRLGKTLGSPVLMAVWNRDYENWEDIMKPEEGILPDDRKVKRPRPGHADLTGYLKYSFDDVRNVLERSSARETAGRVAAGALCKDVLRHLGIEIGSYVTAIGEFTVSKELYGNIELLERFKNAESSEVRIPVKDAALEEEIKSYIDRMREKGESLGGVFEVFALNVPVGLGSHVQWDRRLDGKIAKAMMSIQAIKGVEIGMGFESAVTPGSKVHDEIFYDKEKGFYRETNRAGGLEGGMTNGEPVIVRCAMKPIPTLYKPLRSVDLETLKPFEASIERSDICAVPAASVVAEAMLAITLLGEILETFPADDFTFLKQILDFYRERLRR; encoded by the coding sequence GTGGCTTTAAAATTTTATACTGCAGGCGAATCTCACGGTAAAGGAATCTTTGCCTTTCTTGATGGAATTCCGGCAAACTTTCCTGTGGATGTTGACTTTATAAACGAAGAACTTCGCAGAAGGCAGGGAGGATACGGCCGCGGTGGCAGGATGAAGATAGAGAAGGATAGGGTGGAATTTCTTTCAGGTGTAAGACTTGGGAAAACACTCGGTTCTCCGGTTTTAATGGCTGTCTGGAACAGGGATTATGAAAACTGGGAAGATATAATGAAACCGGAAGAGGGAATACTTCCAGATGACAGGAAAGTTAAAAGACCAAGGCCTGGGCATGCTGATTTAACAGGCTATCTAAAATACAGTTTTGATGATGTTAGAAATGTTCTTGAACGTTCTTCTGCAAGGGAAACTGCCGGGAGGGTTGCGGCGGGAGCTTTGTGTAAGGATGTATTAAGGCATCTTGGTATTGAGATTGGAAGTTATGTGACTGCTATAGGTGAGTTTACTGTTTCAAAAGAGTTGTATGGGAATATAGAGTTGTTGGAGCGGTTTAAAAATGCTGAAAGTTCTGAAGTTAGGATTCCTGTTAAGGATGCGGCTCTTGAGGAGGAGATTAAATCTTACATAGATAGAATGAGGGAGAAAGGGGAAAGTTTAGGTGGTGTATTTGAGGTTTTTGCTCTTAATGTTCCTGTTGGTCTTGGTTCTCATGTTCAGTGGGACAGAAGGCTTGATGGGAAAATAGCTAAGGCTATGATGAGTATTCAGGCAATTAAAGGTGTTGAGATAGGAATGGGATTTGAAAGTGCAGTTACTCCGGGTTCAAAGGTTCATGATGAGATTTTCTATGATAAGGAAAAAGGTTTTTACAGGGAAACAAATCGTGCCGGCGGTCTTGAAGGTGGAATGACAAACGGAGAGCCGGTGATTGTTAGATGTGCTATGAAGCCTATACCTACACTTTATAAACCTTTAAGAAGTGTTGACCTTGAAACTTTAAAACCTTTTGAAGCTTCTATTGAACGTTCAGATATATGTGCTGTGCCTGCCGCAAGTGTTGTGGCTGAAGCGATGCTTGCTATCACGCTTCTTGGAGAGATACTGGAAACGTTTCCAGCAGATGATTTTACTTTCTTAAAACAGATTCTGGATTTTTATAGAGAACGTCTTAGGAGATAA